One genomic region from Pseudoduganella lutea encodes:
- a CDS encoding penicillin-binding protein 1A, with the protein MMALGSVVGLVLVLVLLVVFGLALAYPSLPSLDTLTDYRPKMPLRIYSADNVLIGEFGEERRNLVRFKDIPDVMKKSVLAIEDDRFYEHGGVDYLGILRAAFHNATGGARQGASTITQQVARNFFLSSEQTLKRKAYEALLAWKIEQNLTKDQILEVYMNQIYLGQRAYGFASAAQIYFGKNLQDISIAEAAMLAGLPKAPSAYNPVVNPKRARTRQQYILQRMAQLGYITPAQFEEAKNEQLKVKTDSSEFGVHAEYVAEMARQLVYEQFKEDTYTRGLNVFTTITKSDQDAAYLALRKGVMDYERRHPYRGPEAYVDLPKNRAEADEVIETELAEHPDSDDIVAAMVLSASPTKVTAMTASGEEITITGSGLAMGKAWLSEKAAPNRRIRRGAVIRVMQEEKDWQITQMPEIESAFVAASTEDGAIKAMVGGFDYNRNKFNHVTQAWRQPGSSFKPFIYSASLERGLSPATIINDAPISFDAGQTGGQPWEPKNYDGRYEGPMTMRRGLTKSKNMISIRILHKIGAKYGQEYTTRFGFEGDKNPPYLTLALGAGAVTPLQMAGAYAVFANGGYKVTPYLISKVTDANGRILSQAAPDRAGVEGNRVIDERNAFLMDSMLRDVARYGTAAKAQQVLKRPDLAGKTGTTNDSIDAWFAGYQSKLVGIAWIGYDQPKNLGNRETGGGLALPIWIGYMQKALKTIPVEERPVPDGIVMANGDYYYAENPPGVGVESLEGATRGTPEEEKARDAVKNELF; encoded by the coding sequence ATGATGGCACTGGGCTCCGTGGTCGGGCTGGTCCTGGTGCTGGTGCTGCTCGTGGTGTTCGGGCTGGCATTGGCCTACCCGAGCCTGCCATCGCTCGATACGCTGACCGATTACCGACCCAAGATGCCGCTGCGGATCTATTCGGCCGACAATGTGCTGATCGGTGAATTCGGCGAAGAACGCCGCAACCTGGTGCGCTTCAAGGACATCCCGGACGTGATGAAGAAATCCGTGCTGGCGATCGAGGACGACCGCTTCTACGAGCATGGCGGCGTGGATTACCTGGGCATCCTGCGGGCGGCGTTCCACAATGCCACCGGCGGCGCGCGCCAGGGCGCATCGACGATCACGCAACAGGTCGCGCGCAACTTCTTCCTCTCCAGCGAACAGACCCTCAAGCGCAAGGCCTATGAGGCGCTGCTGGCGTGGAAGATCGAGCAGAACCTCACGAAGGATCAGATCCTCGAGGTCTACATGAACCAGATCTACCTGGGCCAGCGCGCCTATGGCTTCGCGTCGGCGGCGCAGATCTATTTCGGCAAGAACCTGCAGGACATCTCGATCGCCGAGGCGGCGATGCTGGCCGGCCTGCCGAAGGCGCCATCCGCCTACAACCCGGTGGTCAATCCGAAGCGGGCCAGGACGCGCCAGCAGTACATCCTGCAGCGGATGGCGCAGCTGGGCTATATCACGCCGGCGCAGTTCGAGGAAGCAAAGAACGAACAGCTGAAGGTCAAGACCGACAGCAGCGAGTTCGGCGTGCATGCCGAATATGTGGCCGAAATGGCACGCCAGCTCGTCTACGAACAGTTCAAGGAAGACACGTACACCCGGGGCCTGAACGTCTTCACCACGATCACCAAGTCCGACCAGGATGCCGCCTACCTGGCCTTGCGCAAGGGTGTGATGGACTACGAGCGCCGCCATCCCTACCGCGGTCCGGAAGCCTATGTGGACCTGCCGAAGAACCGCGCCGAGGCGGACGAGGTGATCGAGACCGAACTGGCCGAGCATCCGGACAGCGACGACATCGTGGCCGCGATGGTGCTGTCGGCATCGCCGACGAAGGTGACGGCGATGACCGCCTCCGGCGAGGAAATCACGATCACGGGCAGCGGCCTGGCGATGGGCAAGGCCTGGTTGTCCGAAAAGGCCGCGCCGAACCGCCGCATCCGCCGCGGCGCCGTGATCCGCGTGATGCAGGAAGAGAAAGACTGGCAGATCACGCAGATGCCGGAAATCGAATCGGCCTTCGTGGCCGCCAGCACCGAGGACGGCGCCATCAAGGCGATGGTGGGCGGCTTCGACTACAACCGCAACAAGTTCAACCACGTGACGCAGGCATGGCGCCAGCCGGGTTCTTCGTTCAAGCCGTTCATCTACTCGGCCTCGCTGGAACGCGGCCTGTCGCCGGCGACGATCATCAACGACGCGCCGATTTCGTTCGATGCCGGCCAGACGGGCGGCCAGCCGTGGGAACCGAAGAACTACGACGGCCGCTACGAAGGCCCGATGACGATGCGCCGCGGCCTGACGAAGTCGAAGAACATGATCTCGATCCGCATCCTGCACAAGATCGGCGCCAAGTATGGCCAGGAATACACGACGCGCTTCGGTTTCGAAGGCGACAAGAACCCGCCTTACCTGACCCTCGCGCTGGGCGCCGGCGCCGTGACGCCGCTGCAGATGGCCGGCGCCTATGCCGTGTTCGCGAACGGCGGCTACAAGGTCACGCCCTACCTGATCTCGAAGGTGACCGATGCCAACGGCCGCATCCTGTCACAGGCCGCGCCCGACCGTGCCGGCGTGGAAGGCAACCGCGTGATCGACGAGCGCAATGCCTTCCTGATGGACTCGATGCTGCGTGACGTGGCGCGCTACGGCACCGCCGCCAAGGCCCAGCAGGTGCTGAAGCGGCCCGACCTGGCCGGCAAGACGGGCACGACGAACGACTCGATCGACGCGTGGTTTGCCGGTTACCAGTCGAAGCTGGTGGGCATCGCCTGGATCGGCTACGACCAGCCGAAGAATCTGGGCAACCGCGAAACCGGTGGCGGCCTGGCGCTGCCGATCTGGATCGGCTACATGCAGAAGGCGCTGAAGACGATTCCGGTCGAGGAACGGCCGGTACCCGACGGCATCGTGATGGCCAATGGCGATTATTACTATGCCGAGAATCCGCCGGGCGTGGGCGTGGAAAGTCTGGAAGGCGCTACCCGCGGCACCCCGGAAGAAGAAAAGGCCCGCGACGCCGTCAAGAACGAACTGTTCTAA